One Pseudodesulfovibrio cashew DNA window includes the following coding sequences:
- a CDS encoding BPTD_3080 family restriction endonuclease, whose translation MENLFFEHPILNSPYDYPEQHWELDKQGQPTQKVINRRRQADFITPIPKPKKRKAKAEQAKMVFDEGKGLSTQEQQYTATARTINALREHVDAWRKIPDPGGWKVTPETARLLQHWRHHKFSGIRPFFCQVEAVEVAIWLTEVAPKLGKKGKAFLEVLANANNDANPELMRLALKLATGAGKTTVMAMLIIWQTINAVRHPTSNKFTRGFLIVAPGLTIKDRLRVLQPNDPDSYYASRELVPNDMMADLERAKIVITNYHAFKLRERMDLSKGSRSLLQGRGEELNTLETEGQMIQRVMPDLMGMKNILAINDEAHHCYRERPDSTDVEDSKGDEKDEAKKNNEAARLWISGLEAVNRKLGLTCVIDLSATPFFLRGSGYAEGTLFPWTMSDFSLMDAIECGIVKLPRVPVADNLIDRSEMPRFRNLWEHIGKKMPKKGRGKAKNLDPLAIPTELQTALEALYGHYAKTFDLWNESGITVPPCFIVVCNNTSTSKLVYEYISGFTRENDDGSMTPVPGRLELFRNTDEHGNPLPRPRTLLIDSEQLESGEAVDKNFREIYSEEIDRFRREIIERTGSREQAENITDQDLLREVMNTVGKKDRLGESIRCVVSVSMLTEGWDANTVTHVLGVRAFGTQLLCEQVIGRALRRQSYDLNEEGLFNVEYADVLGIPFDFTAKPVVAPPQPPRETIQVKAVRPERDHLEIRFPRVEGYRVELPEERLEAEFNDDSILELTPTLVGPSITKNQGIIGEDVDLSLEHLGDMRRSTLLFHVTKRLLYTKWRDPGEEPKMHLFGQLKRITKQWLDNCLECKGGTYPAQLMYQELADMACERITAGITRKLVGKSPVKAVLDSFNPVGSTMHVNFNTSKRNRWQTDSRRCHVNWAILDSDWEGEFCRVVESHPKVKAYVKNHNLGLFVPYRYGSIMRTYIPDFIVQVEDRHEDLLNLIVEIKGYRGEDAKEKKSTMENYWIPGVNNHKQFGRWAFAELTEVFKIESDFAAKVESVFNDMILGVSEARDEQE comes from the coding sequence ATGGAAAATCTATTTTTTGAACATCCTATTCTGAATTCTCCTTACGACTACCCTGAACAACATTGGGAACTCGATAAACAGGGACAGCCTACTCAAAAAGTCATAAATCGACGCCGTCAGGCAGACTTCATAACGCCAATTCCCAAGCCCAAGAAGCGGAAGGCCAAAGCCGAACAGGCCAAGATGGTCTTTGACGAGGGCAAGGGGCTCTCCACACAAGAGCAGCAGTATACGGCAACAGCTCGGACCATCAACGCTCTTCGAGAACACGTGGACGCTTGGAGGAAGATTCCTGATCCTGGCGGGTGGAAAGTAACGCCAGAAACCGCCCGCCTGCTCCAGCATTGGAGACACCATAAGTTCAGCGGCATTCGTCCTTTTTTCTGTCAGGTTGAAGCTGTTGAAGTAGCCATTTGGCTTACCGAGGTAGCTCCTAAGCTGGGTAAGAAAGGGAAAGCCTTTCTGGAGGTACTTGCTAACGCCAACAATGACGCGAATCCCGAGTTGATGCGACTGGCTCTCAAACTGGCGACAGGTGCTGGCAAGACGACTGTCATGGCGATGCTCATCATCTGGCAGACCATCAACGCCGTCCGTCATCCGACAAGCAACAAGTTCACTCGTGGATTTCTCATCGTCGCTCCCGGGTTGACCATCAAGGATCGGCTGAGGGTGCTCCAGCCCAATGATCCAGACAGCTATTATGCTAGCCGAGAACTGGTTCCCAATGACATGATGGCGGACCTCGAACGGGCCAAAATCGTTATCACCAACTACCATGCCTTCAAACTCCGTGAACGCATGGACTTGTCAAAGGGGAGCCGATCCTTGCTTCAAGGACGCGGGGAGGAGCTGAATACTCTTGAAACCGAAGGGCAGATGATCCAGCGCGTCATGCCTGACTTGATGGGCATGAAAAACATCCTGGCGATCAACGATGAAGCACACCACTGCTACCGGGAGAGGCCCGATAGTACGGATGTTGAAGACTCCAAGGGGGATGAGAAGGACGAAGCCAAGAAGAACAACGAAGCCGCACGGCTCTGGATTTCAGGGCTTGAGGCGGTAAATCGAAAACTCGGTCTCACCTGTGTCATTGATCTTTCGGCGACTCCCTTCTTCTTGCGAGGCTCAGGCTATGCCGAGGGAACACTCTTTCCCTGGACCATGAGCGACTTTTCGCTGATGGACGCCATTGAATGCGGTATCGTCAAATTGCCCCGCGTTCCTGTGGCGGACAATCTTATCGACAGAAGCGAAATGCCAAGGTTCAGGAATTTGTGGGAGCATATCGGCAAGAAGATGCCTAAGAAGGGCCGGGGCAAAGCTAAAAACCTTGACCCCTTGGCTATTCCTACAGAACTCCAGACGGCGTTGGAGGCGCTGTATGGGCACTACGCCAAGACCTTTGATTTGTGGAATGAGAGCGGCATCACTGTGCCGCCTTGCTTCATCGTAGTGTGCAACAACACCTCTACGTCCAAGCTTGTTTACGAGTATATTTCCGGGTTCACTAGAGAGAACGACGACGGATCGATGACGCCAGTTCCGGGCCGGTTGGAGTTGTTCAGGAATACAGACGAACATGGCAACCCGCTTCCTAGGCCTAGAACCCTCTTGATTGACAGCGAGCAGCTGGAGTCTGGAGAGGCTGTGGATAAGAATTTCAGGGAAATATACAGCGAAGAAATTGATCGTTTCCGCAGAGAAATTATCGAACGAACCGGGAGCAGGGAACAGGCGGAGAACATCACCGACCAGGACCTGCTACGCGAAGTCATGAACACGGTGGGAAAGAAAGATCGCCTCGGAGAATCCATCCGCTGCGTTGTCTCTGTCTCCATGCTGACGGAAGGCTGGGACGCCAATACCGTGACCCATGTACTCGGTGTTCGGGCTTTCGGAACGCAGCTCCTCTGTGAACAGGTCATTGGTCGCGCCTTGCGTAGGCAGTCTTATGATCTGAACGAGGAAGGACTGTTCAATGTCGAATATGCAGATGTTCTGGGCATCCCCTTTGACTTCACAGCCAAGCCCGTGGTGGCTCCTCCTCAGCCTCCCAGAGAGACGATTCAGGTCAAGGCTGTGAGGCCCGAGCGTGACCATCTGGAAATTCGCTTTCCAAGGGTTGAGGGTTATCGCGTTGAACTGCCGGAAGAACGCCTTGAAGCCGAATTCAATGACGATTCCATCCTGGAGCTGACACCGACCCTAGTAGGACCTTCCATCACCAAGAACCAAGGTATCATCGGCGAGGATGTTGATCTCAGCCTAGAGCATCTTGGAGACATGCGCAGGTCAACATTGCTCTTCCATGTGACCAAACGGTTGCTCTACACTAAATGGCGTGATCCTGGGGAAGAGCCCAAAATGCACCTGTTCGGCCAGCTCAAACGGATCACCAAGCAATGGCTGGACAACTGCCTGGAGTGTAAGGGTGGAACCTATCCGGCGCAGCTGATGTATCAGGAGTTGGCGGATATGGCCTGTGAGCGGATCACTGCCGGGATTACCCGCAAGCTGGTGGGCAAGAGTCCGGTCAAGGCGGTGCTTGACTCGTTCAACCCGGTGGGCTCGACCATGCACGTCAACTTTAACACTTCCAAGCGGAATCGTTGGCAGACGGATTCGCGCCGATGTCATGTGAACTGGGCCATTTTGGACAGCGATTGGGAAGGAGAGTTCTGTCGTGTGGTGGAGTCGCACCCCAAGGTCAAGGCGTATGTCAAGAATCATAACCTGGGGCTTTTTGTTCCCTATCGCTATGGTTCGATCATGCGAACCTACATCCCAGATTTTATTGTCCAGGTCGAAGACAGGCACGAAGACCTTCTCAACCTGATCGTGGAGATCAAAGGCTACCGGGGTGAGGACGCCAAGGAAAAGAAATCGACCATGGAGAACTACTGGATTCCCGGTGTGAACAACCACAAGCAATTTGGGCGATGGGCGTTTGCAGAACTAACGGAAGTTTTTAAAATCGAATCGGATTTTGCAGCCAAGGTGGAATCCGTCTTCAATGATATGATCCTCGGCGTAAGTGAAGCCAGAGACGAACAGGAATAG